A region from the Caldisericaceae bacterium genome encodes:
- a CDS encoding anion permease translates to MSNYAIIASIIFVLVYAVIIGELLPRTIITLSGAVLLFILGIVKETQVVSLVNWDAMGLILGMFIIVHVLVKGGFFDFVSTYIVKMTRGNPFLIFFSLSFFTGILAAFMDSISVMLFMATLSISISEKLDTDPVPFVLSQITASNLGGSSTLMGDPPNIIIGTGLGISLAQFLANLTPLVFLLLILNGFLFTFVNMSRLKKAKVLDAEYINNLEPSKQIKDYYMFLTGIIVFALVVVLLFTHNKFGIPVGNVGIIGAALLLFLNGHRVEDIWENIDWEVLIFFITLFVIVGSLEVTGVIHILAGAVIKFTKGSIILTKVVLLFSSSFLSAFIDNVPFAASMVPLIKSLASKVSLSVVSMALITAFGTDVGGSMTPIGASANVVGLSILKSAGIEVTWKDYITKVAPITIVELILAGIFFLVFYH, encoded by the coding sequence ATGTCAAACTATGCAATAATTGCAAGTATTATTTTTGTTTTGGTTTATGCTGTTATAATTGGAGAACTATTGCCACGCACGATAATTACTTTAAGTGGGGCAGTTCTACTTTTTATCTTAGGAATTGTTAAAGAAACTCAAGTTGTGTCGTTGGTTAACTGGGATGCAATGGGTTTAATTCTCGGCATGTTTATAATTGTGCATGTTCTTGTTAAGGGTGGGTTTTTTGACTTCGTAAGCACTTACATAGTTAAGATGACAAGAGGGAATCCATTTTTAATATTCTTTTCTCTTTCATTTTTTACAGGCATTTTAGCTGCTTTTATGGATAGCATTTCAGTTATGCTTTTTATGGCGACTTTGTCAATCAGTATTTCTGAAAAACTTGATACGGATCCAGTCCCTTTTGTGCTTTCACAAATAACGGCATCAAATCTTGGTGGTTCCTCAACCTTGATGGGCGATCCGCCAAATATAATTATTGGGACAGGTCTTGGTATTTCTCTTGCACAATTTTTAGCAAATCTAACTCCACTTGTATTTCTATTACTTATTCTCAATGGTTTTCTATTTACTTTTGTAAACATGAGCAGATTAAAAAAAGCAAAAGTTCTTGATGCCGAGTATATCAATAACTTAGAACCATCTAAACAGATAAAAGATTATTACATGTTCTTAACTGGAATAATTGTTTTTGCTCTTGTAGTGGTTCTTCTTTTTACACATAACAAATTTGGCATTCCAGTTGGAAATGTAGGTATTATAGGTGCAGCTCTATTACTTTTTTTAAATGGGCATAGAGTGGAAGATATTTGGGAAAACATAGATTGGGAAGTTCTTATTTTCTTTATCACTTTATTTGTTATTGTAGGGTCCCTTGAAGTGACGGGTGTAATTCACATACTTGCAGGCGCAGTTATTAAATTTACCAAAGGAAGTATTATTTTAACAAAGGTTGTTTTGCTTTTTTCCTCCTCATTTTTATCCGCTTTTATAGACAACGTGCCTTTTGCTGCTTCAATGGTTCCTTTAATTAAATCACTTGCGAGTAAAGTATCTTTGAGTGTTGTGAGTATGGCATTAATCACAGCGTTTGGAACCGATGTGGGAGGTAGTATGACCCCGATTGGTGCTTCCGCAAACGTTGTTGGACTTTCTATCCTTAAAAGTGCTGGCATTGAAGTTACATGGAAGGACTACATTACTAAGGTTGCTCCAATAACGATAGTTGAATTAATCTTAGCAGGTATTTTCTTTTTGGTCTTCTATCATTAA